A single Bacteroidota bacterium DNA region contains:
- a CDS encoding M6 family metalloprotease domain-containing protein — MRNFYKLLTLMACGLFLLSGLPTMAQKTSILKFQSGNGIPARVKPVVYTQPDGSTITLKLKGDRVIHWAENTDGYTLLCGTDKYYVYAIKDINGNLVSSNVTAHNEGQRSAAENVFLSSISKGLEFSNSQIKAKLENYRFKTKSSKSGFPPSGNPNFLVILMQFPDRAFTNAQADIDSMMNEVGYNGIGSFNDYHYENSFGKLDVATTVVGPYTAAHNAVYYGSNTPSDDANVGELITEAVNAANADVDYNDFDNDSDGEVDAVYIIYAGEGEANSGNPDDIWPHASTITTVTLDGVDVSKYACSNELINGDLGGIGTICHEFGHSIGLPDYYDTDYGTSGQGEGTGSWDVMAGGNSNGGDKVPANHNPYSKKMLNWFKPVEITSTQTITMTNAAEDSVAYYIKSAVNGEYFLFENRQFVSFDDSIPGHGMLIYHVDDNYIQAHLASNDLNADSLHQGFDIEEADGDIDPTTQSDDTYPGTTSTTSFTDATLPGSLAWNSSPTSKPITNIAENGNPGVITFDIAVSGIAETSLEKLSIFPSITDGKVYIISEGGINLKVFNTTGQRIREKNDLSQMFNVDLSEQPAGIYFFEIEKSGKSKTFKIVRK, encoded by the coding sequence ATGAGGAATTTTTACAAATTATTGACTTTAATGGCTTGTGGCCTGTTTTTACTTTCAGGTTTGCCTACAATGGCACAGAAGACAAGTATTTTGAAATTTCAGTCAGGAAATGGTATTCCTGCAAGAGTAAAGCCTGTGGTTTACACTCAACCCGATGGCAGTACAATAACGTTGAAATTGAAAGGAGATCGTGTTATCCATTGGGCTGAAAATACAGATGGTTATACGCTACTGTGTGGAACGGACAAATACTATGTTTATGCAATAAAGGATATAAATGGAAATCTTGTTTCATCAAATGTAACTGCACACAATGAAGGACAGCGGAGTGCAGCAGAAAATGTTTTTTTAAGTTCTATAAGCAAAGGACTTGAATTTAGCAATTCTCAAATTAAGGCAAAACTTGAGAATTATCGTTTTAAAACAAAAAGTAGCAAATCCGGATTTCCCCCATCAGGAAATCCAAATTTTCTGGTTATCCTTATGCAATTTCCAGACAGGGCATTTACCAATGCTCAGGCAGATATAGATAGCATGATGAATGAGGTTGGTTATAATGGCATTGGTAGTTTCAATGATTATCATTACGAAAATTCATTTGGAAAACTTGATGTAGCTACGACAGTTGTTGGCCCATATACAGCAGCGCACAATGCAGTATATTATGGAAGTAATACGCCAAGTGACGATGCAAATGTTGGAGAACTTATAACTGAAGCCGTGAATGCCGCAAATGCCGATGTTGATTATAATGATTTTGATAATGACAGTGACGGAGAAGTGGATGCTGTTTATATAATATATGCCGGAGAAGGCGAAGCTAACAGCGGCAATCCTGATGACATTTGGCCGCATGCATCTACTATCACAACTGTTACTTTGGATGGAGTTGATGTGTCAAAATACGCTTGTTCAAATGAGCTTATTAATGGTGACTTGGGTGGTATTGGAACAATTTGTCATGAATTTGGTCATTCAATTGGATTGCCAGATTATTATGATACGGATTACGGTACAAGCGGACAAGGTGAAGGAACAGGAAGTTGGGATGTAATGGCAGGGGGGAATTCTAATGGTGGAGATAAAGTACCCGCCAATCATAATCCTTACAGTAAAAAAATGCTTAATTGGTTTAAACCCGTTGAAATAACATCTACACAGACTATAACAATGACAAATGCAGCGGAAGATAGTGTAGCATATTATATTAAGTCGGCAGTTAACGGGGAGTATTTTCTTTTTGAAAATAGACAGTTTGTTAGTTTTGATGATTCAATTCCTGGTCATGGAATGCTAATTTACCATGTAGATGATAACTACATACAAGCCCATTTAGCCAGTAACGATTTAAATGCTGACTCACTGCATCAAGGATTTGACATTGAAGAGGCAGATGGCGATATTGATCCTACAACACAGAGTGATGATACATACCCAGGCACTACAAGTACGACAAGTTTCACAGATGCGACATTACCGGGATCGCTGGCATGGAATAGTTCACCTACAAGTAAGCCAATAACAAATATTGCAGAAAACGGAAATCCGGGTGTAATTACATTTGATATTGCTGTATCAGGTATTGCGGAAACATCCTTAGAAAAACTTAGTATTTTCCCAAGTATAACAGATGGTAAGGTTTATATCATTAGCGAAGGGGGGATAAATTTAAAAGTATTTAATACTACAGGGCAACGTATTCGTGAAAAGAATGACCTTTCGCAAATGTTTAATGTGGATTTGTCAGAACAACCTGCCGGGATTTACTTTTTTGAAATTGAAAAATCAGGCAAATCGAAAACGTTTAAAATTGTAAGAAAGTAA